One genomic region from Salvia hispanica cultivar TCC Black 2014 chromosome 2, UniMelb_Shisp_WGS_1.0, whole genome shotgun sequence encodes:
- the LOC125204583 gene encoding uncharacterized protein LOC125204583 isoform X1: MSEIEKKREMEDEEKEMLDHWSHRHPLTLVDTTGRDECYGCERSFSSGEQAYGCSVMGCKYSMLLHEECAATVREIRHPLHTHHILSQRHGHELLRCICKKYIFTVGYKCTSSGCTFQVHLRCAQDEGVTDASHHSHDLKLLRRRCPFKCDACGTTRSDGSYICTKDDCQYLIHQKCGSLPQYLKREDHHHPLSLSSCIPQEYFRFNYKCDVCSEILRLKYWIYHCRICRFIVHVKCAFNKPPPPITDASIGKDVVRLPMNEVSVELITPFVMRQRGGEGETKLIPPIIIPAAAAIDELVNVKYKFLHHQHELTLVSSTSQHPQIIGEEEDEENYGVRSELICDGCITPISSSSAARSSSKCYYYMSCSECKYNLHLACFHMPPQLSSLPLHQHDDHHLLLQSCDKRRPWEMQHCSLCRYGTNGLFYTCTKCDFVVDIKCACMPDTIHHAAHPQHLLKYVTKSDLCRDIIWWSLTCAAGCGKDIDDYDCYRCCSNSPCDFIVHVRCAVLPASVSSRRWDEHHPLLLTNDATLNRPGDFYCDQCETQMNPRTWMYRCRSCDISFHPKCFPTTSGEYRNMKFGQECHVDAETHPHPLTFQLLTTKRRCDICRCNKNEDQGFYCALCNFFICLYLCGRRMIAKGHLKAVDLEKLSVLDY, encoded by the exons atgagtgagatagaaaaaaagagagagatggaggatGAGGAGAAGGAGATGCTTGATCATTGGAGCCACAGGCATCCACTTACTCTGGTGGATACTACTGGAAGAGATGAATGTTATGGTTGTGAACGTTCATTTAGTAGCGGAGAGCAAGCTTATGGGTGCAGCGTCATGGGATGCAAGTATTCGATGCTATTACACGAAGAATGTGCAGCGACGGTGAGAGAGATACGACATCCATTGCACACTCATCACATACTCAGCCAACGCCATGGTCATGAATTATTGAGGTGTATCTgcaaaaagtatatttttaccGTTGGTTACAAATGTACAAGCTCGGGATGTACATTCCAGGTGCACCTGAGATGCGCGCAGGACGAAGGCGTGACGGATGCAAGTCACCACAGCCATGACTTGAAGTTGTTGAGGAGAAGGTGTCCCTTCAAGTGCGATGCTTGCGGCACCACACGCAGTGATGGTTCCTATATATGCACCAAAGATGATTGCCAATATTTGATCCATCAAAAATGTGGTTCCTTGCCTCAATACTTGAAAAGGGAAGACCATCATCaccctctttctctctcttcttgcatcccacaagaatatttCAGATTTAACTACAAATGTGATGTATGCAGCGAAATTTTGCGCCTCAAATATTGGATATATCATTGTCGAATATGTAGGTTTATTGTCCACGTCAAATGTGCCTTCAACAAGCCGCCTCCTCCCATCACtga TGCATCCATCGGGAAAGATGTAGTCCGTCTTCCAATGAATGAGGTGTCCGTGGAACTAATTACACCTTTTGTGATGAGACaaagaggaggagaaggagaaacGAAATTGATACCACCCATCATCATCcctgctgctgctgctatTGATGAGTTGGTAAATGTGAAATATAAGTTCCTTCATCACCAACATGAGCTCACTTTAGTCTCATCCACATCTCAACACCCTCAAATCataggagaagaagaagacgaggagAATTATGGAGTGAGATCGGAATTGATCTGTGATGGGTGCATCACTCctatatcatcatcatcagcaGCAAGAAGTAGTAGTAAATGCTACTATTATATGAGTTGCAGTGAATGCAAATACAATCTTCACTTGGCTTGCTTTCACATGCCACCTCAACTCTCCTCACTTCCACTCCACCAACATGATGATCACCATCTTCTCCTCCAATCTTGTGACAAACGTCGACCTTGGGAGATGCAACATTGCAGTCTCTGTAGGTACGGAACTAATGGGCTGTTTTACACTTGTACAAAGTGCGACTTCGTAGTTGATATCAAGTGTGCTTGTATGCCGGATACCATACACCACGCAGCTCACCCGCAACATCTCCTCAAGTATGTGACTAAGTCGGATCTATGCAGGGATATCATCTGGTGGAGCTTGACGTGTGCTGCTGGTTGTGGCAAAGACATAGACGATTATGATTGTTACAGGTGTTGCAGCAACAGCCCATGTGATTTCATTGTGCATGTCAGATGCGCTGTGCTGCCGGCATCAGTCAGTAGCCGTAGATGGGACGAGCACCACCCACTGCTGTTGACGAATGACGCCACTCTCAATCGTCCTGGAGATTTCTACTGCGATCAGTGCGAAACACAAATGAATCCCAGGACTTGGATGTATCGCTGCCGCAGCTGCGATATATCCTTCCATCCCAAATGCTTTCCAACTACATCCGGCGAGTATAGAAACATGAAGTTTGGGCAGGAATGTCATGTGGATGCAGAAACCCATCCACACCCTCTCACCTTTCAACTTCTCACCACAAAACGCCGCTGTGATATTTGTCGTTGCAATAAGAATGAAGACCAAGGATTTTACTGTGCATTATGCAACTTCTTCATTTGTCTCTATTTATGCGGTAGAAGAATGATCGCAAAAGGGCACTTAAAGGCGGTTGATTTAGAGAAATTATCTGTTTTAGATTATTAG
- the LOC125204583 gene encoding uncharacterized protein LOC125204583 isoform X2 produces MSEIEKKREMEDEEKEMLDHWSHRHPLTLVDTTGRDECYGCERSFSSGEQAYGCSVMGCKYSMLLHEECAATVREIRHPLHTHHILSQRHGHELLRCICKKYIFTVGYKCTSSGCTFQVHLRCAQDEGVTDASHHSHDLKLLRRRCPFKCDACGTTRSDGSYICTKDDCQYLIHQKCGSLPQYLKREDHHHPLSLSSCIPQEYFRFNYKCDVCSEILRLKYWIYHCRICRFIVHVKCAFNKPPPPITDASIGKDVVRLPMNEVSVELITPFVMRQRGGEGETKLIPPIIIPAAAAIDELVNVKYKFLHHQHELTLVSSTSQHPQIIGEEEDEENYGVRSELICDGCITPISSYYYMSCSECKYNLHLACFHMPPQLSSLPLHQHDDHHLLLQSCDKRRPWEMQHCSLCRYGTNGLFYTCTKCDFVVDIKCACMPDTIHHAAHPQHLLKYVTKSDLCRDIIWWSLTCAAGCGKDIDDYDCYRCCSNSPCDFIVHVRCAVLPASVSSRRWDEHHPLLLTNDATLNRPGDFYCDQCETQMNPRTWMYRCRSCDISFHPKCFPTTSGEYRNMKFGQECHVDAETHPHPLTFQLLTTKRRCDICRCNKNEDQGFYCALCNFFICLYLCGRRMIAKGHLKAVDLEKLSVLDY; encoded by the exons atgagtgagatagaaaaaaagagagagatggaggatGAGGAGAAGGAGATGCTTGATCATTGGAGCCACAGGCATCCACTTACTCTGGTGGATACTACTGGAAGAGATGAATGTTATGGTTGTGAACGTTCATTTAGTAGCGGAGAGCAAGCTTATGGGTGCAGCGTCATGGGATGCAAGTATTCGATGCTATTACACGAAGAATGTGCAGCGACGGTGAGAGAGATACGACATCCATTGCACACTCATCACATACTCAGCCAACGCCATGGTCATGAATTATTGAGGTGTATCTgcaaaaagtatatttttaccGTTGGTTACAAATGTACAAGCTCGGGATGTACATTCCAGGTGCACCTGAGATGCGCGCAGGACGAAGGCGTGACGGATGCAAGTCACCACAGCCATGACTTGAAGTTGTTGAGGAGAAGGTGTCCCTTCAAGTGCGATGCTTGCGGCACCACACGCAGTGATGGTTCCTATATATGCACCAAAGATGATTGCCAATATTTGATCCATCAAAAATGTGGTTCCTTGCCTCAATACTTGAAAAGGGAAGACCATCATCaccctctttctctctcttcttgcatcccacaagaatatttCAGATTTAACTACAAATGTGATGTATGCAGCGAAATTTTGCGCCTCAAATATTGGATATATCATTGTCGAATATGTAGGTTTATTGTCCACGTCAAATGTGCCTTCAACAAGCCGCCTCCTCCCATCACtga TGCATCCATCGGGAAAGATGTAGTCCGTCTTCCAATGAATGAGGTGTCCGTGGAACTAATTACACCTTTTGTGATGAGACaaagaggaggagaaggagaaacGAAATTGATACCACCCATCATCATCcctgctgctgctgctatTGATGAGTTGGTAAATGTGAAATATAAGTTCCTTCATCACCAACATGAGCTCACTTTAGTCTCATCCACATCTCAACACCCTCAAATCataggagaagaagaagacgaggagAATTATGGAGTGAGATCGGAATTGATCTGTGATGGGTGCATCACTCctatatcatca TACTATTATATGAGTTGCAGTGAATGCAAATACAATCTTCACTTGGCTTGCTTTCACATGCCACCTCAACTCTCCTCACTTCCACTCCACCAACATGATGATCACCATCTTCTCCTCCAATCTTGTGACAAACGTCGACCTTGGGAGATGCAACATTGCAGTCTCTGTAGGTACGGAACTAATGGGCTGTTTTACACTTGTACAAAGTGCGACTTCGTAGTTGATATCAAGTGTGCTTGTATGCCGGATACCATACACCACGCAGCTCACCCGCAACATCTCCTCAAGTATGTGACTAAGTCGGATCTATGCAGGGATATCATCTGGTGGAGCTTGACGTGTGCTGCTGGTTGTGGCAAAGACATAGACGATTATGATTGTTACAGGTGTTGCAGCAACAGCCCATGTGATTTCATTGTGCATGTCAGATGCGCTGTGCTGCCGGCATCAGTCAGTAGCCGTAGATGGGACGAGCACCACCCACTGCTGTTGACGAATGACGCCACTCTCAATCGTCCTGGAGATTTCTACTGCGATCAGTGCGAAACACAAATGAATCCCAGGACTTGGATGTATCGCTGCCGCAGCTGCGATATATCCTTCCATCCCAAATGCTTTCCAACTACATCCGGCGAGTATAGAAACATGAAGTTTGGGCAGGAATGTCATGTGGATGCAGAAACCCATCCACACCCTCTCACCTTTCAACTTCTCACCACAAAACGCCGCTGTGATATTTGTCGTTGCAATAAGAATGAAGACCAAGGATTTTACTGTGCATTATGCAACTTCTTCATTTGTCTCTATTTATGCGGTAGAAGAATGATCGCAAAAGGGCACTTAAAGGCGGTTGATTTAGAGAAATTATCTGTTTTAGATTATTAG
- the LOC125206968 gene encoding protein NRT1/ PTR FAMILY 5.10-like, giving the protein MKLVQLIREWCRDYVVFTNSIVFILGLIFSYKLVEKTFLNILITRLTNAWEDYDFRRAVVVVNLQEGSAALLVAFFAYVADVRSGRFKMAVFSTAVCIIGLSLNAQAVGNNEQRLDFRLFYPALGLMTLAQAAQTFTLRAFLDDQLRPRDATVAPAAAHLTDGRRSMFWWYFVAFTAAIFAQFGPLADYEFRKLAIVLAAMMGSCFLLFLLGTKYYVFVSTVPNPFRGVGSVLVKAVAKRKVEYPQSPEGLFHNFNGDLHIPPRVPWLSTFFFEEALSLSENIRHVIFFANLQKFTEVVVSEICYYTIERLKRYNEQKMELVRIGIGMSCCMLCCMAAWATSPRQHGTGMSVYWLTPRYLLLGITRGLAGDGLELFYKSQVLESLFRFGPPFVEIMMGVGRYLSIVCVFVFSGEWFQKDLEDSRLDKYYIFLGCLSVGNFVAYCLAARWYGDDDFLVDEEMGIVEQMLAEIEGRQRALSEPEERRVRGEGNRGESSASVSGFGQEAEVYEDPLLGSSESNKNLSAYNYVLMRAVTVFSRLNSRAARRRRLKDQ; this is encoded by the exons ATGAAGCTCGTCCAACTCATCCGCGAATGGTGTCGCGACTACGTTGTCTTCACCAATTCCATCGTTTTCATCTTAG GCCTAATATTTAGCTACAAGTTGGTGGAGAAGACGTTTCTGAACATCTTGATCACGCGCCTCACCAACGCGTGGGAGGATTACGACTTCCGGCGAGCTGTCGTGGTCGTGAATTTGCAGGAAGGATCGGCCGCGCTTCTCGTGGCGTTCTTCGCTTATGTCGCCGACGTTCGCTCCGGCCGCTTCAAAATGGCGGTTTTCTCCACCGCAGTTTGCATCATC GGACTGTCGCTCAACGCTCAGGCAGTTGGAAACAACGAGCAACGCCTCGATTTTCGTTTATTCTACCCTGCATTGGGCCTCATGACTCTGGCGCAAGCAGCGCAAACTTTCACGCTGCGTGCATTTCTTGATGATCAGCTGCGGCCGAGGGATGCCACTGTAGCCCCCGCAGCCGCCCACCTCACGGACGGGAGGCGCAGCATGTTCTGGTGGTACTTTGTCGCCTTCACGGCCGCCATTTTCGCGCAGTTTGGGCCTTTAGCGGATTACGAGTTTAGGAAACTCGCAATAGTGTTAGCGGCCATGATGGGATCTTGCTTCTTATTGTTCTTGCTGGGTACCAAATACTACGTCTTCGTCTCCACGGTTCCGAACCCTTTCAGAGGCGTTGGATCCGTCCTTGTCAAGGCGGTCGCCAAGAGAAAAGTCGAGTATCCGCAATCTCCAGAGGGGTTGTTCCACAACTTTAACGGCGATCTGCATATCCCGCCTCGTGTTCCGTGGTTGAG CACCTTCTTCTTCGAAGAAGCCCTCAGCCTCAGCGAAAACATACGCCACGTCATCTTCTTCGCCAATCTACAGAAGTTCACAGAGGTAGTAGTCTCAGAAATATGCTACTACACAATCGAGCGCCTAAAGAGATACAATGAGCAGAAAATGGAGCTCGTGAGAATCGGAATTGGGATGTCGTGCTGCATGCTATGCTGCATGGCTGCCTGGGCGACTTCGCCCAGGCAGCACGGGACTGGCATGAGCGTGTACTGGCTAACTCCGCGCTACTTGTTGTTGGGGATAACGCGGGGACTCGCTGGGGATGGGCTTGAATTGTTCTACAAATCTCAGGTTTTGGAGAGTTTGTTCCGATTCGGGCCGCCGTTCGTGGAGATCATGATGGGGGTTGGAAGATATCTGAGCATCGTTTGTGTCTTTGTGTTTAGCGGAGAGTGGTTTCAGAAGGATCTAGAAGATAGTCGTCTCGacaagtattatatttttttggggtgTTTGAGTGTTGGGAATTTTGTGGCCTACTGTTTGGCAGCGCGGTGGTATGGAGACGACGACTTCCTGGTGGACGAAGAGATGGGGATTGTAGAGCAAATGCTGGCCGAGATAGAGGGGCGCCAGCGGGCGCTGTCAGAGCCCGAAGAGAGAAGAGTGCGTGGAGAAGGTAATAGAGGGGAAAGCTCCGCCTCTGTCTCTGGATTCGGACAGGAGGCGGAGGTATATGAAGACCCGCTTTTGGGGTCTTCGGAATCCAACAAAAATTTATCTGCatataattatgtgttgaTGCGCGCAGTGACAGTGTTTTCACGTCTGAACTCAAGAGCGGCGCGCAGGCGGCGGCTGAAGGATCaatag
- the LOC125204583 gene encoding uncharacterized protein LOC125204583 isoform X3, whose product MSEIEKKREMEDEEKEMLDHWSHRHPLTLVDTTGRDECYGCERSFSSGEQAYGCSVMGCKYSMLLHEECAATVREIRHPLHTHHILSQRHGHELLRCICKKYIFTVGYKCTSSGCTFQVHLRCAQDEGVTDASHHSHDLKLLRRRCPFKCDACGTTRSDGSYICTKDDCQYLIHQKCGSLPQYLKREDHHHPLSLSSCIPQEYFRFNYKCDVCSEILRLKYWIYHCRICRFIVHVKCAFNKPPPPITDASIGKDVVRLPMNEVSVELITPFVMRQRGGEGETKLIPPIIIPAAAAIDELVNVKYKFLHHQHELTLVSSTSQHPQIIGEEEDEENYGVRSELICDGCITPISSSSAARSSSKCYYYMSCSECKYNLHLACFHMPPQLSSLPLHQHDDHHLLLQSCDKRRPWEMQHCSLCRDIIWWSLTCAAGCGKDIDDYDCYRCCSNSPCDFIVHVRCAVLPASVSSRRWDEHHPLLLTNDATLNRPGDFYCDQCETQMNPRTWMYRCRSCDISFHPKCFPTTSGEYRNMKFGQECHVDAETHPHPLTFQLLTTKRRCDICRCNKNEDQGFYCALCNFFICLYLCGRRMIAKGHLKAVDLEKLSVLDY is encoded by the exons atgagtgagatagaaaaaaagagagagatggaggatGAGGAGAAGGAGATGCTTGATCATTGGAGCCACAGGCATCCACTTACTCTGGTGGATACTACTGGAAGAGATGAATGTTATGGTTGTGAACGTTCATTTAGTAGCGGAGAGCAAGCTTATGGGTGCAGCGTCATGGGATGCAAGTATTCGATGCTATTACACGAAGAATGTGCAGCGACGGTGAGAGAGATACGACATCCATTGCACACTCATCACATACTCAGCCAACGCCATGGTCATGAATTATTGAGGTGTATCTgcaaaaagtatatttttaccGTTGGTTACAAATGTACAAGCTCGGGATGTACATTCCAGGTGCACCTGAGATGCGCGCAGGACGAAGGCGTGACGGATGCAAGTCACCACAGCCATGACTTGAAGTTGTTGAGGAGAAGGTGTCCCTTCAAGTGCGATGCTTGCGGCACCACACGCAGTGATGGTTCCTATATATGCACCAAAGATGATTGCCAATATTTGATCCATCAAAAATGTGGTTCCTTGCCTCAATACTTGAAAAGGGAAGACCATCATCaccctctttctctctcttcttgcatcccacaagaatatttCAGATTTAACTACAAATGTGATGTATGCAGCGAAATTTTGCGCCTCAAATATTGGATATATCATTGTCGAATATGTAGGTTTATTGTCCACGTCAAATGTGCCTTCAACAAGCCGCCTCCTCCCATCACtga TGCATCCATCGGGAAAGATGTAGTCCGTCTTCCAATGAATGAGGTGTCCGTGGAACTAATTACACCTTTTGTGATGAGACaaagaggaggagaaggagaaacGAAATTGATACCACCCATCATCATCcctgctgctgctgctatTGATGAGTTGGTAAATGTGAAATATAAGTTCCTTCATCACCAACATGAGCTCACTTTAGTCTCATCCACATCTCAACACCCTCAAATCataggagaagaagaagacgaggagAATTATGGAGTGAGATCGGAATTGATCTGTGATGGGTGCATCACTCctatatcatcatcatcagcaGCAAGAAGTAGTAGTAAATGCTACTATTATATGAGTTGCAGTGAATGCAAATACAATCTTCACTTGGCTTGCTTTCACATGCCACCTCAACTCTCCTCACTTCCACTCCACCAACATGATGATCACCATCTTCTCCTCCAATCTTGTGACAAACGTCGACCTTGGGAGATGCAACATTGCAGTCTCTGTAG GGATATCATCTGGTGGAGCTTGACGTGTGCTGCTGGTTGTGGCAAAGACATAGACGATTATGATTGTTACAGGTGTTGCAGCAACAGCCCATGTGATTTCATTGTGCATGTCAGATGCGCTGTGCTGCCGGCATCAGTCAGTAGCCGTAGATGGGACGAGCACCACCCACTGCTGTTGACGAATGACGCCACTCTCAATCGTCCTGGAGATTTCTACTGCGATCAGTGCGAAACACAAATGAATCCCAGGACTTGGATGTATCGCTGCCGCAGCTGCGATATATCCTTCCATCCCAAATGCTTTCCAACTACATCCGGCGAGTATAGAAACATGAAGTTTGGGCAGGAATGTCATGTGGATGCAGAAACCCATCCACACCCTCTCACCTTTCAACTTCTCACCACAAAACGCCGCTGTGATATTTGTCGTTGCAATAAGAATGAAGACCAAGGATTTTACTGTGCATTATGCAACTTCTTCATTTGTCTCTATTTATGCGGTAGAAGAATGATCGCAAAAGGGCACTTAAAGGCGGTTGATTTAGAGAAATTATCTGTTTTAGATTATTAG